A part of Haloarchaeobius sp. HME9146 genomic DNA contains:
- a CDS encoding aldo/keto reductase, giving the protein MHYRELGDSGLEVSEIGFGAWVVGTDWWGDRTEEQAKEMVRYALDQGITYFDTGDVYGHGRSEELIGEALGDRRDEVVVATKVGYDFYNNPQAGHGELPKEITPEWIRTATERSLDRLGFDTIDVLQLHNANVDEVDADVLETLDELKEEGLVNAVGWALGPSIGWLAEGDKAITEEFDSLQLVWNMLEQEVGGHFLDTIAETGSNTSLIPRVPHSSGVLNEQVTRDTELAEDDHRSYRPDAWYETGWDKLDTVRFLERDGERTMSQASLQWLLYHDSVATITPTFRTREDIDEWAAASDVPPLSDEEFERVQDLYADGFGVDRDDGMDVLRSSVGGEDIETAGIDKRVA; this is encoded by the coding sequence ATGCACTATCGCGAACTCGGCGATTCCGGACTCGAGGTCTCAGAGATCGGGTTCGGCGCGTGGGTCGTCGGCACCGACTGGTGGGGCGACCGGACAGAAGAGCAGGCCAAGGAGATGGTCCGCTACGCCCTCGACCAGGGTATCACCTACTTCGACACCGGCGACGTGTACGGCCACGGTCGGAGCGAGGAACTCATCGGTGAGGCGCTGGGCGACCGCCGGGACGAGGTCGTCGTCGCCACGAAGGTCGGCTACGACTTCTACAACAACCCCCAGGCTGGCCACGGCGAACTCCCCAAGGAGATCACACCCGAGTGGATCCGAACCGCGACCGAGCGCAGCCTCGACCGTCTCGGCTTCGACACCATCGACGTGCTCCAGCTCCACAACGCCAACGTCGACGAGGTCGACGCCGACGTCCTGGAGACCCTCGACGAACTGAAAGAGGAGGGCCTCGTGAACGCCGTCGGCTGGGCGCTCGGCCCCTCCATCGGCTGGCTGGCCGAGGGCGACAAGGCCATCACCGAGGAGTTCGACTCCCTCCAGCTCGTCTGGAACATGCTCGAACAGGAGGTCGGCGGGCACTTCCTCGACACCATCGCGGAGACCGGCTCGAACACGAGCCTCATCCCCCGCGTCCCGCACTCCTCGGGCGTCCTGAACGAACAGGTCACCCGTGACACGGAACTGGCCGAGGACGACCACCGCTCGTACCGGCCGGACGCCTGGTACGAGACGGGCTGGGACAAGCTCGACACGGTCCGGTTCCTCGAACGCGACGGCGAGCGAACCATGTCCCAGGCGAGCCTCCAGTGGCTGCTGTATCACGATTCTGTGGCGACCATCACGCCGACGTTCCGCACTCGCGAGGACATCGATGAGTGGGCAGCCGCCAGTGACGTCCCGCCGCTCTCGGACGAGGAGTTCGAGCGCGTGCAGGACCTCTACGCCGACGGGTTCGGCGTCGACCGCGACGACGGGATGGACGTGCTCCGCTCGTCTGTCGGCGGGGAGGACATAGAAACCGCCGGGATAGACAAGCGTGTCGCTTAA
- a CDS encoding GH32 C-terminal domain-containing protein, which yields MDGIPVRVACLYVAELTSEQRAAYDWCAETAARADRISLDVVADGAVDLAAYDAVWWHRDRPLDGADVRAAGEPLSAYVENGGGLLLSLRAMAAVDQLGIDPVAPDATGVDDITGRAGMLRRSLHDDHPAFETFEGRRFFTRAPDREQAFARYERVVPDSGDVLACSVRGDADLVGHRTLVEWTPGAGQVIGAGSALGFRDPGDYEDAMRHEQFVRNLLATLSSSRTRGVTGRPATTEGFTQLREHLADDHHRPAYHLSPPANWLNDPNGLIQYDGAYHVFYQYNPSGPFHGSIHWGHAVSEDLVNWRDEPVALAPTPGGPDHDGCWSGCAVVDDDGTPTLLYTGGEGHVQLPCLATSDDDLQSWTKHHDNPIIEEAPTDIDILSTDDWEAEFRDHCVWRENGYWYQLIGSGVTEVGGTALLYRGETLREWEYVGPLLTGEDGHGTVWECPELLDFGEKQLLHVSNYDEVRYFLGEADLDTPGFSVEYEGKLDHGAFYAPQSLSTDDGRELTFGWLPEARGMEAQWEAGWSGLMSLPRELDLGDDGRLRQRPAAELATLRERHAESRELGLPTDAHRRLDLEGAAELQLSVDVSPGGTFELGVCESPALSERTAIRYDGESVVVDRSHSSQNPAADPGEQHMPVDDDGQVDLTVFVDGSVVEIFANEHRCLTTRVYPTRADATGASIRALGGPVDVDIEGWELESVWPAGR from the coding sequence ATGGACGGAATTCCGGTTCGCGTCGCGTGTCTCTACGTGGCCGAGCTGACCAGCGAACAGCGGGCCGCCTACGACTGGTGTGCCGAGACGGCTGCACGGGCGGACCGCATCTCGCTGGACGTGGTCGCGGACGGCGCGGTCGACCTCGCGGCGTACGACGCCGTCTGGTGGCACCGTGACCGCCCGCTGGACGGTGCAGACGTGCGAGCCGCCGGCGAACCCCTGTCGGCCTACGTCGAGAACGGTGGTGGCCTCCTGCTCAGTCTGCGCGCCATGGCCGCCGTCGACCAGCTGGGCATCGACCCGGTCGCCCCCGACGCCACCGGCGTCGACGACATCACCGGCCGGGCTGGCATGTTGCGCCGGTCGCTGCACGACGACCATCCGGCGTTCGAGACGTTCGAGGGGCGACGCTTCTTCACTCGCGCCCCCGACCGCGAACAGGCGTTCGCCCGGTACGAGCGCGTTGTCCCGGATTCGGGCGACGTGCTGGCGTGCTCGGTCCGGGGCGACGCCGACCTCGTCGGCCACCGCACCCTCGTCGAGTGGACGCCGGGCGCGGGCCAGGTCATCGGGGCTGGCTCCGCGCTCGGCTTCCGCGACCCCGGCGACTACGAGGACGCCATGCGCCACGAGCAGTTCGTGCGCAACCTGCTCGCGACGCTTTCGAGTTCCCGAACCCGGGGCGTGACCGGCCGCCCCGCGACGACGGAGGGCTTCACCCAGCTACGCGAGCACCTCGCCGACGACCACCACCGGCCCGCGTACCACCTCTCGCCACCCGCGAACTGGCTGAACGACCCGAACGGGCTCATCCAGTACGACGGCGCGTACCACGTCTTCTACCAGTACAACCCGAGTGGGCCGTTCCACGGCTCCATCCACTGGGGCCACGCCGTCAGCGAGGACCTGGTGAACTGGCGGGACGAACCGGTCGCGCTGGCACCCACCCCTGGGGGCCCGGACCACGACGGCTGCTGGTCCGGCTGTGCGGTCGTCGACGACGACGGAACCCCGACACTGCTCTACACCGGTGGTGAAGGGCACGTGCAGTTACCGTGTCTGGCCACCAGCGACGACGACCTCCAGTCGTGGACGAAACACCACGACAACCCCATCATCGAGGAGGCACCCACCGACATCGACATCCTCTCGACCGACGACTGGGAGGCCGAGTTCCGCGACCACTGCGTCTGGCGCGAAAACGGGTACTGGTACCAACTCATCGGCTCGGGCGTCACCGAGGTCGGCGGCACCGCCCTGCTGTACCGCGGTGAGACCCTCCGCGAGTGGGAGTACGTCGGCCCCCTCCTGACGGGCGAGGACGGCCACGGCACCGTCTGGGAGTGCCCGGAACTGCTGGACTTCGGCGAGAAACAGCTCCTGCACGTCTCGAACTACGACGAGGTCCGGTACTTCCTCGGCGAGGCCGACCTCGACACGCCCGGATTCTCCGTCGAGTACGAGGGCAAACTCGACCACGGCGCGTTCTACGCCCCGCAGTCGCTCTCGACCGACGACGGCCGGGAACTCACCTTCGGCTGGCTGCCCGAGGCCCGCGGCATGGAAGCCCAGTGGGAGGCCGGCTGGTCCGGGCTCATGTCCCTCCCCCGCGAACTCGATCTGGGCGACGACGGCCGCCTCCGCCAGCGCCCCGCCGCCGAGCTGGCCACACTCCGCGAGCGTCACGCCGAATCGCGCGAACTCGGGCTCCCGACTGACGCGCATCGTCGGCTCGACCTGGAGGGCGCGGCCGAACTCCAGCTCTCGGTCGACGTCTCTCCGGGTGGTACCTTCGAACTCGGCGTCTGCGAGTCACCCGCCCTCTCGGAACGCACCGCCATCCGCTACGACGGCGAGTCCGTCGTCGTGGACCGGTCACACAGCAGCCAGAACCCCGCCGCCGACCCCGGTGAGCAGCACATGCCGGTCGACGACGACGGCCAGGTCGACCTCACCGTGTTCGTCGACGGGAGCGTCGTCGAGATATTCGCGAACGAGCACCGCTGCCTGACGACCCGGGTGTACCCGACCCGCGCGGACGCGACCGGAGCCTCGATTCGAGCCCTCGGCGGGCCCGTCGACGTCGACATCGAGGGCTGGGAGCTCGAAAGCGTGTGGCCAGCTGGGCGGTGA
- a CDS encoding glycoside hydrolase family 68 protein gives MTEQTPGSATPAWTRDQAATITRRDDATAPIIYPPASTTDSENHIWDTWLLRERDGSIATPGGYRVIFCLSASAELLPGKRHDVATIRYYYSKDGEQWNRGGVAVEPDEAFGSRQWAGSAMLDDDGTCYLYYTAAGESGEDELTYTQRLACASGGTVETSGQGLSLQGPWEHEILAEPDGEWYETEDQSRGMIYTFRDPWFFEDPADGETYLLFEANTPVPEGSDACGGDAAQQEFNGSIGIAHSPTGDPTDWNLQGPLLDAVGVNQELERPHIVVDDGQYYLFTASHVHTFAPGLSGYDALYGFVADDLRGEYEPLNGSGLVLTNPANAPFQAYSWMVYQHRDELLVTSFFNYYDFDRPSLDDVALLPENEQMRRFGGTLAPTVRLGFGDGETWLRGVLDHGHLPTEDEELPPVEFAERYGTREEESGYSYR, from the coding sequence ATGACCGAGCAGACGCCCGGGTCCGCGACGCCCGCCTGGACCCGCGACCAGGCCGCGACCATCACTCGGCGTGACGACGCGACCGCACCCATCATCTACCCGCCGGCGAGCACCACGGATTCCGAGAACCACATCTGGGACACGTGGCTCCTGCGCGAGCGCGACGGCAGCATCGCCACCCCCGGTGGCTACCGCGTCATCTTCTGTCTCTCCGCCTCGGCGGAGTTGCTCCCCGGCAAGCGCCACGACGTGGCGACCATCCGGTACTACTACTCGAAGGACGGCGAGCAGTGGAACCGCGGCGGCGTCGCCGTCGAGCCCGACGAGGCGTTCGGCTCGCGCCAGTGGGCCGGCTCCGCGATGCTGGACGACGACGGAACCTGCTACCTCTACTACACCGCGGCCGGCGAGTCCGGCGAGGACGAACTGACCTACACCCAGCGCCTCGCCTGCGCCTCTGGTGGGACCGTCGAGACGAGCGGCCAGGGCCTCAGCCTCCAGGGCCCGTGGGAGCACGAGATTCTCGCCGAACCCGACGGCGAGTGGTACGAGACGGAGGACCAGTCCCGCGGGATGATCTACACCTTCCGCGACCCGTGGTTCTTCGAGGACCCCGCCGACGGCGAGACGTACCTCCTGTTCGAGGCGAACACGCCCGTCCCCGAGGGCTCCGACGCCTGCGGCGGCGATGCGGCCCAGCAGGAGTTCAACGGCAGCATCGGTATCGCCCACTCCCCGACCGGCGACCCGACCGACTGGAATCTGCAGGGACCCCTCCTCGACGCCGTGGGAGTCAACCAGGAACTGGAGCGCCCCCACATCGTGGTCGACGACGGCCAGTACTACCTGTTCACCGCGAGCCACGTCCACACGTTCGCGCCCGGCCTCTCCGGGTACGACGCCCTCTACGGCTTCGTCGCGGACGACCTTCGTGGGGAGTACGAGCCCCTGAACGGCTCCGGGCTGGTCTTGACGAATCCCGCGAACGCCCCCTTCCAGGCGTACTCGTGGATGGTGTACCAGCACCGCGACGAGCTGCTGGTGACGAGCTTCTTCAACTACTACGACTTCGACCGGCCGTCGCTGGACGACGTGGCCCTGCTGCCCGAGAACGAGCAGATGCGCCGCTTCGGCGGGACGCTCGCGCCGACGGTGCGGTTAGGGTTCGGCGATGGGGAGACGTGGCTTCGCGGTGTGCTGGACCATGGGCACCTCCCGACCGAGGACGAGGAACTGCCGCCTGTGGAGTTCGCGGAGCGATACGGGACTCGCGAGGAGGAATCTGGGTACTCGTACCGGTGA
- a CDS encoding acyltransferase yields the protein MTKRHVSLPDSAEAGVRAFIEEVDERLSSDESTCSVVEDVLVDLHGDRDAYERWKNGEDVSAAEQVRLQGYDPCNTTLESEYYAEKDEEAFKRSKHLQWLWRQFDATPMADNVEFALRFRQMLAEHLFEDVGENCRFFKGISFTYGHNITIGDNVVIHDDVHLDDRGKLTIGDRCSISDGVHVYSHDHDVVDQTAVENFHTIVEDDVRLTFDVMVRAGCKVGENAVVGARGVVQHDIPAHHIAVGQPAKSVKIKPGWEDEAEPLEDAGVNRQDERKLPYDLPDDFEAFDEFGRDLSPRK from the coding sequence ATGACGAAGCGTCACGTCTCGTTGCCGGACAGTGCGGAGGCCGGCGTCCGAGCGTTCATCGAGGAGGTAGACGAACGGCTCTCCTCCGACGAGAGCACCTGTAGCGTGGTCGAGGATGTGCTCGTCGACCTCCACGGCGACCGCGACGCCTACGAGCGCTGGAAGAACGGCGAGGACGTCTCCGCGGCCGAGCAGGTCCGCCTGCAGGGGTACGACCCGTGCAACACCACCCTCGAATCGGAGTACTACGCCGAGAAGGACGAGGAGGCGTTCAAGCGCTCGAAGCACCTCCAGTGGCTCTGGCGGCAGTTCGACGCCACACCGATGGCCGACAACGTCGAGTTCGCGCTCCGCTTCCGCCAGATGCTCGCCGAACACCTCTTCGAGGACGTGGGTGAGAACTGCCGCTTCTTCAAGGGCATCTCGTTCACCTACGGCCACAACATCACCATCGGCGACAACGTGGTCATCCACGACGACGTCCACCTCGACGACCGCGGCAAGCTCACCATCGGCGACCGCTGTTCCATCTCCGACGGCGTCCACGTCTACAGCCACGACCACGACGTCGTCGACCAGACCGCCGTCGAGAACTTCCACACCATCGTCGAGGACGACGTGCGCCTGACCTTCGACGTGATGGTCCGTGCCGGCTGCAAGGTCGGCGAGAACGCCGTCGTCGGCGCTCGCGGCGTCGTCCAGCACGACATCCCCGCCCACCACATCGCCGTCGGCCAACCCGCCAAGAGCGTGAAGATCAAGCCCGGCTGGGAGGACGAGGCCGAACCGCTGGAGGACGCCGGTGTCAACCGCCAGGACGAGCGGAAGCTCCCGTACGACCTCCCGGACGACTTCGAGGCGTTCGACGAGTTCGGACGCGACCTGTCGCCCCGGAAGTAA